Proteins encoded within one genomic window of Paramisgurnus dabryanus chromosome 13, PD_genome_1.1, whole genome shotgun sequence:
- the LOC135727703 gene encoding uncharacterized protein isoform X1 → MDKDRLAPGPCSWLEVHNFIGDLMTASASVSGPLREQRIDEPLSSAWDMARPKVSNLSQSNPSRQKQVKNTVGFALHSEEREKQPREHESLVQHHTCTCPGCPLSSSLCSSLLQSLKPRSSLASQIQPPSPPPSSSSQQVKEPNSASVGLGLCLGLGLSLEEGTSEATSSSNSEPGRPQHQDKSTSTHSPIPQSNHETPNVQAFPCLCGHRGFQTCSQLLRHQKDAGVHAGHYHHHQHGHHCPLTSCMPCSQLHHAAQSLSSFPCLSCERTFPTCAQLLRHQQGHVQQDGLQHLPCMHCSASFPRPSQLLQHQRAEHASKTGGFMCAECGRAFNSHSNLRIHLNVHSGARPYSCVDCGKSFSQSGALKIHRRIHTGERPYTCSYCGRGFPHLAGVRAHQRTHTGEKPYQCVQCGKSFTQSGALKIHTRIHTGERPFICSLCGKSFSNRSGIRFHHRTVHGIVTEPNSVGRPSLAATASSPASENLQRIQTSGQEPVNLLNLQQLDGRSPSSKKQISGESEKRALPYACEDCGQRFPDAPTRNRHQTLEHYSAEEREREDRCTDNNKD, encoded by the exons ATGGACAAAGACAGACTCGCA CCTGGTCCGTGCTCTTGGCTGGAGGTGCATAATTTCATTGGTGACCTTATGACAGCAAGCGCTTCAGTCTCTGGTCCACTGAGAGAGCAGCGTATTGATGAACCGTTGAGCTCTGCCTGGGACATGGCCAGACCCAAAGTCTCTAATCTTTCACAATCTAACCCTTCTAGGCAGAAACAGGTGAAAAACACAGTAGGGTTTGCTCTGCATTCTGAGGAAAGGGAAAAGCAGCCTAGAGAACATGAAAGCCTTG TTCAGCATCATACCTGCACATGCCCCGGATGCCCACTTTCCTCATCCCTCTGTTCTTCCTTACTCCAGTCTCTGAAACCTCGAAGCAGTCTTGCCTCACAGATCCAACCACCCTCACCACCCCCGTCCAGCTCATCACAGCAGGTCAAAGAGCCCAATTCTGCATCTGTTGGCCTGGGCTTGTGTCTAGGTTTGGGTCTGTCTTTAGAAGAGGGCACCAGTGAGGCCACCAGCTCATCTAACTCTGAGCCTGGTCGTCCACAACATCAGGACAAAAGCACTAGCACCCACAGCCCGATCCCACAGTCAAACCATGAGACCCCAAATGTTCAAGCATTTCCCTGTCTGTGCGGTCATCGTGGGTTTCAAACTTGTTCTCAACTTTTGCGGCACCAAAAGGACGCCGGGGTGCATGCTGGGCATTATCATCATCACCAGCACGGCCATCATTGTCCTCTTACTTCTTGCATGCCGTGTTCACAACTGCACCATGCTGCCCAGTCACTCTCCTCCTTCCCATGCCTGTCCTGCGAGCGCACGTTTCCCACCTGCGCCCAACTTTTGCGCCACCAGCAAGGCCACGTGCAGCAGGACGGTCTGCAGCATCTGCCATGCATGCACTGCAGCGCCTCTTTTCCTCGGCCTTCTCAACTTCTGCAGCATCAACGCGCCGAACACGCGTCCAAAACGGGCGGCTTCATGTGTGCCGAGTGCGGTCGAGCGTTTAATTCTCACAGCAATTTGCGAATCCACCTCAACGTGCACAGTGGAGCTCGGCCCTACAGCTGTGTGGACTGTGGGAAGAGCTTTAGCCAATCGGGGGCACTAAAGATTCACCGCAGAATACACACCGGAGAGAGACCATATACCTGTTCTTATTGCGGAAGGGGTTTCCCTCACCTGGCTGGGGTGAGGGCCCATCAGCGCACACATACAGGGGAGAAACCCTACCAATGTGTCCAGTGTGGTAAGAGCTTTACACAGTCTGGGGCGTTAAAGATTCACACTCGGATCCACACCGGTGAGAGGCCGTTCATATGCAGCCTCTGCGGGAAGAGCTTTTCCAATCGGTCCGGCATTCGTTTTCATCATCGTACAGTTCATGGGATTGTGACGGAGCCAAATTCGGTAGGCAGGCCCAGCCTGGCTGCCACGGCATCATCCCCTGCATCTGAGAACCTTCAGAGAATTCAAACTTCTGGTCAAGAGCCTGTCAACCTGCTCAATCTCCAGCAACTGGATGGGAGGAGTCCATCCAGCAAAAAACAGATAAGTGGGGAGAGTGAAAAAAGAGCTCTTCCATATGCCTGTGAGGACTGTGGCCAGCGCTTTCCAGATGCTCCCACTAGAAACAGACACCAGACATTGGAACACTACTCTGCagaagagagagaaagggaggaCAGATGTACAGATAACAATAAAGATTAG
- the LOC135727703 gene encoding uncharacterized protein isoform X2, producing MMHHNNPGPCSWLEVHNFIGDLMTASASVSGPLREQRIDEPLSSAWDMARPKVSNLSQSNPSRQKQVKNTVGFALHSEEREKQPREHESLVQHHTCTCPGCPLSSSLCSSLLQSLKPRSSLASQIQPPSPPPSSSSQQVKEPNSASVGLGLCLGLGLSLEEGTSEATSSSNSEPGRPQHQDKSTSTHSPIPQSNHETPNVQAFPCLCGHRGFQTCSQLLRHQKDAGVHAGHYHHHQHGHHCPLTSCMPCSQLHHAAQSLSSFPCLSCERTFPTCAQLLRHQQGHVQQDGLQHLPCMHCSASFPRPSQLLQHQRAEHASKTGGFMCAECGRAFNSHSNLRIHLNVHSGARPYSCVDCGKSFSQSGALKIHRRIHTGERPYTCSYCGRGFPHLAGVRAHQRTHTGEKPYQCVQCGKSFTQSGALKIHTRIHTGERPFICSLCGKSFSNRSGIRFHHRTVHGIVTEPNSVGRPSLAATASSPASENLQRIQTSGQEPVNLLNLQQLDGRSPSSKKQISGESEKRALPYACEDCGQRFPDAPTRNRHQTLEHYSAEEREREDRCTDNNKD from the exons ATGATGCATCATaacaat CCTGGTCCGTGCTCTTGGCTGGAGGTGCATAATTTCATTGGTGACCTTATGACAGCAAGCGCTTCAGTCTCTGGTCCACTGAGAGAGCAGCGTATTGATGAACCGTTGAGCTCTGCCTGGGACATGGCCAGACCCAAAGTCTCTAATCTTTCACAATCTAACCCTTCTAGGCAGAAACAGGTGAAAAACACAGTAGGGTTTGCTCTGCATTCTGAGGAAAGGGAAAAGCAGCCTAGAGAACATGAAAGCCTTG TTCAGCATCATACCTGCACATGCCCCGGATGCCCACTTTCCTCATCCCTCTGTTCTTCCTTACTCCAGTCTCTGAAACCTCGAAGCAGTCTTGCCTCACAGATCCAACCACCCTCACCACCCCCGTCCAGCTCATCACAGCAGGTCAAAGAGCCCAATTCTGCATCTGTTGGCCTGGGCTTGTGTCTAGGTTTGGGTCTGTCTTTAGAAGAGGGCACCAGTGAGGCCACCAGCTCATCTAACTCTGAGCCTGGTCGTCCACAACATCAGGACAAAAGCACTAGCACCCACAGCCCGATCCCACAGTCAAACCATGAGACCCCAAATGTTCAAGCATTTCCCTGTCTGTGCGGTCATCGTGGGTTTCAAACTTGTTCTCAACTTTTGCGGCACCAAAAGGACGCCGGGGTGCATGCTGGGCATTATCATCATCACCAGCACGGCCATCATTGTCCTCTTACTTCTTGCATGCCGTGTTCACAACTGCACCATGCTGCCCAGTCACTCTCCTCCTTCCCATGCCTGTCCTGCGAGCGCACGTTTCCCACCTGCGCCCAACTTTTGCGCCACCAGCAAGGCCACGTGCAGCAGGACGGTCTGCAGCATCTGCCATGCATGCACTGCAGCGCCTCTTTTCCTCGGCCTTCTCAACTTCTGCAGCATCAACGCGCCGAACACGCGTCCAAAACGGGCGGCTTCATGTGTGCCGAGTGCGGTCGAGCGTTTAATTCTCACAGCAATTTGCGAATCCACCTCAACGTGCACAGTGGAGCTCGGCCCTACAGCTGTGTGGACTGTGGGAAGAGCTTTAGCCAATCGGGGGCACTAAAGATTCACCGCAGAATACACACCGGAGAGAGACCATATACCTGTTCTTATTGCGGAAGGGGTTTCCCTCACCTGGCTGGGGTGAGGGCCCATCAGCGCACACATACAGGGGAGAAACCCTACCAATGTGTCCAGTGTGGTAAGAGCTTTACACAGTCTGGGGCGTTAAAGATTCACACTCGGATCCACACCGGTGAGAGGCCGTTCATATGCAGCCTCTGCGGGAAGAGCTTTTCCAATCGGTCCGGCATTCGTTTTCATCATCGTACAGTTCATGGGATTGTGACGGAGCCAAATTCGGTAGGCAGGCCCAGCCTGGCTGCCACGGCATCATCCCCTGCATCTGAGAACCTTCAGAGAATTCAAACTTCTGGTCAAGAGCCTGTCAACCTGCTCAATCTCCAGCAACTGGATGGGAGGAGTCCATCCAGCAAAAAACAGATAAGTGGGGAGAGTGAAAAAAGAGCTCTTCCATATGCCTGTGAGGACTGTGGCCAGCGCTTTCCAGATGCTCCCACTAGAAACAGACACCAGACATTGGAACACTACTCTGCagaagagagagaaagggaggaCAGATGTACAGATAACAATAAAGATTAG